A genomic segment from Diadema setosum chromosome 11, eeDiaSeto1, whole genome shotgun sequence encodes:
- the LOC140234844 gene encoding AN1-type zinc finger protein 2B-like isoform X3: MEFPELGQHCHESTCKQLDFLPMKCDACSNVFCKDHITYVKHNCAAGFQKDVQVPVCPLCNKPVPIKRGEPPDIGVSDHIDRECQSDPAVKKRKVYANRCNKKGCKQKELVPILCSSCQLNFCLKHRHTSDHDCQGFQGSGKSVSKPGAAAINRQQASSSRGGRAMGSSSSSRNQSRPQQTSMATHGRDLDRERRERLAAARQPARQPAVNNSYSMQAGMSEDEAMARAIQMSLAEGSSSSSQARPSQPKNPATLQQEDEDLALARALAASEEEERNRRRRQVVY, from the exons ATGGAGTTTCCTGAATTAGGACAACATTGCCATGAGTCTACATGCAAACAGTTAG ACTTTCTACCTATGAAATGTGATGCCTGCTCAAATGTGTTTTG tAAAGATCACATTACGTATGTGAAACACAACTGTGCTGCAGGCTTCCAAAAG GATGTTCAAGTGCCAGTATGCCCCTTGTGCAACAAACCAGTGCCTATCAAAAGAGGGGAACCCCCAGATATAGGTGTGTCTGATCACATCGACAGAGAGTGCCAGTCAGATCCAGCTGTTAAGAAGAGGAAAGTGTACGCAAATCGGTGCAACAAAAAAGGATGCAAGCAGAAAGag CTTGTTCCAATCCTGTGCTCATCCTGCCAGCTGAACTTTTGCCTGAAGCATAGACACACTTCAGACCATGACTGCCAAGGATTCCAGGGCTCAGGGAAGAGTGTTTCCAAACCAGG GGCAGCTGCAATAAATAGGCAACAAGCCAGCAGTAGTCGTGGAGGAAGAGCAATGGGTAGTTCATCTTCTTCCAGGAACCAATCCAGACCTCAGCAGACATCAATGGCTACTCACGGCCGAGATCTAGACAG AGAGAGGCGGGAGAGACTTGCAGCAGCGAGACAGCCAGCGAGACAGCCAGCGGTGAACAACTCTTACTCCATGCAGGCAGGCATG TCGGAAGACGAGGCCATGGCAAGGGCCATCCAGATGTCTCTAGCAGAAGGCAGCTCATCATCATCTCAGGCCAGACCGTCTCAGCCAAAGAATCCCGCCACTCTCCAGCAGGAGGATGAGGACCTGGCCCTGGCCAGAGCATTGGCAGCTAGTGAAGAGGAGGAGAGGAATCGCAGGAGACGACAG GTGGTGTATTAA
- the LOC140234844 gene encoding AN1-type zinc finger protein 2B-like isoform X2: protein MEFPELGQHCHESTCKQLDFLPMKCDACSNVFCKDHITYVKHNCAAGFQKDVQVPVCPLCNKPVPIKRGEPPDIGVSDHIDRECQSDPAVKKRKVYANRCNKKGCKQKELVPILCSSCQLNFCLKHRHTSDHDCQGFQGSGKSVSKPGAAAINRQQASSSRGGRAMGSSSSSRNQSRPQQTSMATHGRDLDRERRERLAAARQPARQPAVNNSYSMQAGMSEDEAMARAIQMSLAEGSSSSSQARPSQPKNPATLQQEDEDLALARALAASEEEERNRRRRQQHSQSSSGDSKCSVS from the exons ATGGAGTTTCCTGAATTAGGACAACATTGCCATGAGTCTACATGCAAACAGTTAG ACTTTCTACCTATGAAATGTGATGCCTGCTCAAATGTGTTTTG tAAAGATCACATTACGTATGTGAAACACAACTGTGCTGCAGGCTTCCAAAAG GATGTTCAAGTGCCAGTATGCCCCTTGTGCAACAAACCAGTGCCTATCAAAAGAGGGGAACCCCCAGATATAGGTGTGTCTGATCACATCGACAGAGAGTGCCAGTCAGATCCAGCTGTTAAGAAGAGGAAAGTGTACGCAAATCGGTGCAACAAAAAAGGATGCAAGCAGAAAGag CTTGTTCCAATCCTGTGCTCATCCTGCCAGCTGAACTTTTGCCTGAAGCATAGACACACTTCAGACCATGACTGCCAAGGATTCCAGGGCTCAGGGAAGAGTGTTTCCAAACCAGG GGCAGCTGCAATAAATAGGCAACAAGCCAGCAGTAGTCGTGGAGGAAGAGCAATGGGTAGTTCATCTTCTTCCAGGAACCAATCCAGACCTCAGCAGACATCAATGGCTACTCACGGCCGAGATCTAGACAG AGAGAGGCGGGAGAGACTTGCAGCAGCGAGACAGCCAGCGAGACAGCCAGCGGTGAACAACTCTTACTCCATGCAGGCAGGCATG TCGGAAGACGAGGCCATGGCAAGGGCCATCCAGATGTCTCTAGCAGAAGGCAGCTCATCATCATCTCAGGCCAGACCGTCTCAGCCAAAGAATCCCGCCACTCTCCAGCAGGAGGATGAGGACCTGGCCCTGGCCAGAGCATTGGCAGCTAGTGAAGAGGAGGAGAGGAATCGCAGGAGACGACAG CAACATTCGCAGAGCTCCTCCGGCGATTCAAAGTGTAGTGTCTCCTGA
- the LOC140234844 gene encoding AN1-type zinc finger protein 2B-like isoform X1 → MEFPELGQHCHESTCKQLDFLPMKCDACSNVFCKDHITYVKHNCAAGFQKDVQVPVCPLCNKPVPIKRGEPPDIGVSDHIDRECQSDPAVKKRKVYANRCNKKGCKQKELVPILCSSCQLNFCLKHRHTSDHDCQGFQGSGKSVSKPGAAAINRQQASSSRGGRAMGSSSSSRNQSRPQQTSMATHGRDLDRERRERLAAARQPARQPAVNNSYSMQAGMSEDEAMARAIQMSLAEGSSSSSQARPSQPKNPATLQQEDEDLALARALAASEEEERNRRRRQQQHSQSSSGDSKCSVS, encoded by the exons ATGGAGTTTCCTGAATTAGGACAACATTGCCATGAGTCTACATGCAAACAGTTAG ACTTTCTACCTATGAAATGTGATGCCTGCTCAAATGTGTTTTG tAAAGATCACATTACGTATGTGAAACACAACTGTGCTGCAGGCTTCCAAAAG GATGTTCAAGTGCCAGTATGCCCCTTGTGCAACAAACCAGTGCCTATCAAAAGAGGGGAACCCCCAGATATAGGTGTGTCTGATCACATCGACAGAGAGTGCCAGTCAGATCCAGCTGTTAAGAAGAGGAAAGTGTACGCAAATCGGTGCAACAAAAAAGGATGCAAGCAGAAAGag CTTGTTCCAATCCTGTGCTCATCCTGCCAGCTGAACTTTTGCCTGAAGCATAGACACACTTCAGACCATGACTGCCAAGGATTCCAGGGCTCAGGGAAGAGTGTTTCCAAACCAGG GGCAGCTGCAATAAATAGGCAACAAGCCAGCAGTAGTCGTGGAGGAAGAGCAATGGGTAGTTCATCTTCTTCCAGGAACCAATCCAGACCTCAGCAGACATCAATGGCTACTCACGGCCGAGATCTAGACAG AGAGAGGCGGGAGAGACTTGCAGCAGCGAGACAGCCAGCGAGACAGCCAGCGGTGAACAACTCTTACTCCATGCAGGCAGGCATG TCGGAAGACGAGGCCATGGCAAGGGCCATCCAGATGTCTCTAGCAGAAGGCAGCTCATCATCATCTCAGGCCAGACCGTCTCAGCCAAAGAATCCCGCCACTCTCCAGCAGGAGGATGAGGACCTGGCCCTGGCCAGAGCATTGGCAGCTAGTGAAGAGGAGGAGAGGAATCGCAGGAGACGACAG CAGCAACATTCGCAGAGCTCCTCCGGCGATTCAAAGTGTAGTGTCTCCTGA